A window of Longispora fulva contains these coding sequences:
- a CDS encoding helix-turn-helix domain-containing protein gives MNTTTLATPGGNSPPAPRFYNVAEAALLMKLSEPTVYRAIRAGEFPAIRVRGRYVVPAKAIDAMESGALELGLVDAAEYTVTRSAA, from the coding sequence GTGAACACCACGACACTCGCGACACCGGGCGGGAACAGCCCGCCGGCGCCGCGCTTCTACAACGTCGCTGAGGCGGCCCTGCTGATGAAGCTGTCCGAGCCCACGGTGTACCGGGCGATCCGCGCGGGGGAGTTTCCCGCGATCAGGGTCCGGGGCCGGTACGTCGTTCCGGCCAAGGCGATCGACGCCATGGAGTCGGGAGCGCTGGAGCTGGGCCTGGTCGACGCCGCCGAGTACACGGTCACGCGGAGCGCGGCGTGA
- a CDS encoding DUF6284 family protein — protein sequence MAAVELEPTAADLASIEAEWPVIELELELTGLELKRLGRPASDVELRRERHLVRQILAARLAWATSVAGDLVELEEVA from the coding sequence ATGGCCGCGGTCGAGTTGGAGCCCACGGCGGCTGACCTGGCTTCGATCGAGGCCGAGTGGCCGGTGATCGAGCTGGAGCTGGAGCTGACGGGCCTGGAGTTGAAGCGGCTCGGGCGTCCAGCGTCGGACGTCGAGCTGCGGCGTGAGCGGCACCTGGTGCGCCAGATCCTGGCTGCGCGTCTGGCCTGGGCCACGTCGGTGGCCGGGGACCTGGTCGAGCTGGAGGAGGTTGCGTGA
- a CDS encoding ABC transporter permease: MEERKSGSAYPWPMDELHAKALNLAVELGEVPSRNRLMAELRIGAPKAIKVREALEDSGLNLTAANRALKASGRIEWTSPTEVPDFLASNADTAETVPTDTHPEPGSDTTEVASADSSPVAATVQVDEAGHPDTVTDLAEAESPRRARRVRSWPVLLLALPAFVAIWSGWVGLGELTGFGVVHPLPGLWDDAKLNTAITLPIGVETYAAYALRAWLSGSIPIRARRFAKWSAIGSLVLGAAGQVAYHLMSAAGVTEAPWPITTAVACLPVAVLGMGAALAHLMHNTTETNIKR; the protein is encoded by the coding sequence ATGGAGGAGCGCAAGAGCGGGAGCGCCTACCCGTGGCCGATGGACGAGCTGCACGCCAAGGCTCTGAACCTGGCGGTGGAGCTGGGCGAGGTCCCGTCGCGTAACCGGCTGATGGCCGAGCTGCGCATCGGAGCCCCCAAGGCCATCAAGGTCCGCGAGGCCCTGGAGGACAGCGGCTTGAACCTGACGGCCGCGAACCGGGCGTTGAAGGCCAGTGGCCGAATCGAGTGGACCAGCCCGACTGAGGTCCCCGACTTCCTGGCGAGCAACGCCGACACGGCCGAGACCGTGCCCACGGACACCCACCCGGAACCCGGATCCGACACCACCGAGGTCGCCTCCGCCGACTCGTCGCCGGTAGCGGCGACCGTGCAGGTGGATGAGGCCGGACACCCGGACACGGTGACCGACCTGGCCGAGGCCGAGTCGCCCCGGCGGGCGCGTCGGGTGCGCTCCTGGCCGGTGCTGCTGCTGGCGCTACCGGCGTTCGTGGCGATCTGGTCCGGGTGGGTGGGCCTGGGGGAGCTGACCGGGTTCGGGGTCGTGCACCCGCTGCCGGGTCTGTGGGATGACGCGAAGCTCAACACCGCGATCACTCTGCCGATCGGAGTGGAGACCTACGCCGCCTACGCGCTGCGGGCCTGGCTGTCCGGGTCCATCCCGATCCGGGCCCGGAGGTTCGCCAAGTGGTCGGCGATCGGGTCCCTCGTCCTGGGGGCTGCCGGGCAGGTCGCCTATCACCTGATGTCCGCAGCCGGAGTCACCGAGGCCCCGTGGCCGATCACCACCGCCGTCGCCTGCCTGCCCGTGGCCGTCCTTGGCATGGGCGCCGCGCTCGCGCACCTGATGCACAACACCACCGAGACGAACATCAAACGGTAG